One Lentimicrobiaceae bacterium genomic window carries:
- a CDS encoding type I asparaginase — translation MDKNILVIYTGGTIGMIKDPKTGALAPFNFDALYKHIPVLENFNCRIDSYCFDPLIDSSNMKPAFWIKLAEVIERNYEKYDGFVVLHGTDTMAYTASVLSFMLENLNKPVVFTGSQLPMGVLRTDGRENFINAIEIASAHDDDTPIVPEVSICFENRLMRGNRTNKFNAENFNAFLSGNYPLLAQVGVHIRYNHQHILKPNFKNLKVHKKLDANVAILKLFPGITENVVNSILGITGLKAVILETYGAGNAPTDDWFIESLKKAISEGITIYNVTQCKGGSVEMGKYETSMQLGSIGVVGGYDITTESAIAKTMYLLGEGYSGADLTKRLQTPLRGEQTIE, via the coding sequence ATGGATAAAAATATCCTTGTCATCTATACCGGAGGTACCATCGGTATGATAAAAGACCCTAAAACCGGAGCACTCGCGCCATTCAATTTTGATGCATTGTACAAGCACATTCCCGTTCTGGAAAACTTCAACTGCCGTATTGACTCCTATTGTTTCGATCCCCTGATTGATTCATCCAATATGAAGCCTGCCTTCTGGATAAAACTGGCAGAAGTCATTGAGCGCAATTATGAAAAGTATGATGGCTTTGTAGTCTTACATGGGACCGACACGATGGCCTACACGGCTTCGGTTCTAAGTTTTATGCTTGAAAACCTGAACAAACCTGTTGTATTTACCGGTTCACAATTGCCTATGGGTGTGTTAAGAACCGATGGTCGCGAAAATTTCATCAATGCAATTGAAATTGCATCAGCCCATGACGATGATACGCCCATTGTTCCGGAGGTCAGCATATGTTTTGAAAACCGGTTGATGCGCGGAAACAGAACAAATAAATTCAATGCTGAAAATTTCAATGCCTTTCTGAGTGGTAATTATCCCTTGCTTGCTCAGGTAGGAGTACATATCAGATATAATCATCAGCATATTTTAAAGCCCAACTTTAAAAATCTGAAGGTTCATAAGAAATTGGACGCCAATGTAGCCATCTTAAAACTATTTCCCGGAATTACAGAAAATGTAGTAAACAGCATTTTAGGCATCACCGGGTTAAAGGCTGTAATACTGGAAACCTACGGCGCTGGCAACGCCCCGACAGATGACTGGTTTATTGAGTCATTAAAGAAAGCCATTTCCGAAGGCATAACCATATATAATGTAACCCAATGTAAAGGAGGCTCGGTTGAAATGGGTAAATATGAAACCAGCATGCAGCTGGGAAGCATTGGCGTTGTAGGAGGCTACGACATCACCACTGAATCGGCTATTGCAAAAACCATGTACCTTTTGGGTGAAGGTTATAGTGGAGCAGACCTGACCAAGCGATTGCAAACACCTTTAAGAGGAGAGCAAACAATCGAATAA
- the recQ gene encoding DNA helicase RecQ, with the protein MTAETVLKKYFGYDNFRLHQKIVIDSIMNGEDCLVIMPTGGGKSLCYQIPALMLEGVTIVVSPLIALMKDQVDALKNNGVAAEFLNSSQSSVQQQKVMSELRQGNLRLCYVAPERISAENAIKSLLGDTKVALFAIDEAHCISHWGHDFRPDYLALGKLKEQFPDVPVMALTASADKLTRDDIVKQLHLQGDHRFISSFNRANIWYFVEDKYKLDDFLPQYLNKQKENSGIIYCLSRKSTEQMAADLKAMGYSAACYHAGMQREERQKVQDDFIHDRIKIMVATIAFGMGIDKPDVRYVIHADLPKNIESYYQETGRAGRDGLRADAILFYSRGDVAKLSYFIEQSADPAHAGIMYRKLEKMAAFAESKKCRRQQLMNYFNETHHGMCHSCDICLDKYVVYDGTIEAQKALSAVARLSEKYGIKTTIEYLLGTNLPKFTSLQKQAKTWGIGKDTTEAAWQDVFSQLLSQKLIDLTEGQYPVLKLNDKSREVLRGITKVEFLKSTVTEKQKEFAQDTVVGNHELLRNLKYVRKLIADSEGVPAYMVLGDTTLIELSEYMPQNLSDLNQITGFGDFKIGKYGAEFIDVIKEFCTEKGLASRMHLKMHKAGKGRRRSAKAGTVKKKQSAPPKTGKQSLELFRQGKTIAEIAIERQFATSTIYSHLIGFLSSGEVGLNEIVSPSKVPVIRSAIKQHGTFSLRTLKDELGDAYEFYEIRAVIEADKTAE; encoded by the coding sequence ATGACAGCAGAAACAGTATTAAAAAAGTATTTTGGTTACGACAACTTCAGGCTACACCAGAAAATTGTAATTGACTCCATCATGAACGGAGAAGACTGCCTGGTAATTATGCCAACAGGTGGGGGTAAATCGCTGTGCTATCAAATACCGGCACTAATGCTTGAGGGAGTAACTATTGTTGTTTCACCGCTCATTGCCTTGATGAAAGACCAGGTAGATGCATTGAAAAACAATGGAGTGGCTGCTGAGTTTTTAAACTCGTCACAATCATCTGTCCAACAGCAGAAAGTAATGAGCGAACTGCGTCAGGGCAATCTCAGGTTGTGCTATGTTGCACCGGAAAGGATTTCGGCCGAAAATGCAATCAAGTCTCTGCTTGGAGATACAAAAGTTGCACTTTTTGCCATTGATGAAGCGCACTGCATTTCACACTGGGGGCATGATTTCAGACCAGATTACCTTGCTCTGGGCAAATTAAAGGAACAATTTCCAGATGTGCCGGTAATGGCCCTCACCGCCAGTGCAGATAAACTTACCCGGGATGATATCGTTAAACAACTCCATCTGCAGGGAGACCATCGTTTTATATCTTCATTCAACAGAGCTAATATCTGGTACTTTGTTGAAGATAAATATAAGCTTGATGACTTTTTACCCCAGTATTTGAATAAACAAAAGGAAAATTCGGGAATCATTTATTGTCTATCGCGAAAGTCGACCGAGCAAATGGCTGCAGATCTGAAGGCAATGGGATACAGTGCTGCATGCTACCATGCAGGTATGCAGCGCGAAGAACGACAAAAAGTACAGGATGATTTTATTCATGACCGGATCAAAATTATGGTTGCAACCATCGCATTTGGAATGGGAATAGACAAACCTGATGTGCGATATGTGATTCATGCAGATTTGCCTAAAAACATTGAAAGTTATTATCAGGAAACAGGCAGAGCCGGTCGCGACGGATTAAGAGCTGATGCCATCCTGTTTTATAGTCGTGGCGATGTGGCCAAACTGAGTTATTTTATTGAGCAAAGCGCCGATCCAGCGCATGCAGGTATCATGTACCGGAAACTGGAAAAAATGGCTGCGTTTGCCGAATCGAAAAAATGCCGCAGACAGCAACTGATGAATTATTTTAATGAAACGCATCATGGAATGTGTCACTCCTGCGATATTTGTCTGGATAAATATGTAGTTTATGATGGAACCATTGAAGCCCAGAAAGCGCTGTCAGCGGTTGCCCGGCTAAGTGAAAAATATGGAATAAAAACAACCATTGAATACTTGCTTGGTACTAATTTGCCTAAGTTTACAAGTTTGCAAAAACAGGCTAAAACCTGGGGAATAGGAAAAGATACTACAGAAGCTGCGTGGCAGGATGTTTTTTCACAACTTCTCAGTCAAAAATTAATCGATTTGACCGAAGGACAATACCCCGTTTTAAAACTGAATGATAAAAGTCGGGAAGTGCTCAGGGGAATAACAAAAGTTGAATTTCTGAAATCAACTGTTACAGAAAAACAAAAAGAATTTGCTCAAGACACGGTTGTTGGCAACCATGAATTGCTTCGGAATCTGAAGTATGTGCGCAAACTCATTGCCGATTCAGAAGGAGTTCCTGCCTATATGGTACTGGGCGACACCACCCTGATTGAGCTTTCAGAATATATGCCACAGAATCTGTCTGATTTAAATCAGATAACTGGTTTCGGTGATTTTAAAATTGGTAAATATGGTGCGGAATTTATTGATGTAATCAAAGAGTTTTGCACCGAAAAAGGGCTGGCCAGCAGAATGCATTTAAAAATGCACAAAGCCGGAAAGGGCAGAAGAAGGTCTGCGAAGGCTGGCACAGTTAAAAAAAAGCAATCTGCTCCACCCAAGACCGGGAAACAATCTCTTGAATTATTCAGGCAAGGCAAAACCATTGCAGAAATAGCTATTGAACGTCAGTTTGCCACTTCCACCATCTATTCTCACTTGATTGGATTTCTGTCAAGCGGGGAGGTGGGTCTGAATGAAATAGTTTCCCCATCAAAAGTGCCTGTAATCCGCTCGGCCATCAAACAACATGGCACTTTTTCGCTTCGCACACTTAAAGATGAATTAGGCGACGCCTATGAGTTTTACGAAATAAGAGCTGTTATAGAAGCAGACAAAACCGCAGAATAA
- a CDS encoding glycosyltransferase family 9 protein — MIRKILVIRFSSIGDIVLTSPVIRCLKKQIPETEIHFITKKAFAAIAENNPYIDKVFQIEHNVEEVLPALKAEKYDFIIDLHKNLRSFRVIIALKRPYSTFNKLNFRKWLLVRFRFAVMPSMHIVDRYLKTAEKLGISNDNQGLDFFIHSQNEIDLNNFPAPFNKGFVGVVIGGKHKTKILPVEKVVEICQKLNFPVMILGGVDDMANGEKIVAQSTVPVYNACGKFNLMQSASLIRQSMAVVTNDTGLMHIAAAFRKTIVSVWGNTVPELGMYPYLPEGTPQLISEVKGLACRPCSKIGFEQCPKGHFNCMMQQDTEKISSFINAQLKMEA, encoded by the coding sequence ATGATCCGAAAAATTCTGGTTATTCGTTTCAGCTCCATCGGCGATATAGTGTTAACATCGCCTGTTATTCGTTGCCTGAAAAAGCAGATACCGGAAACTGAAATACATTTTATCACGAAAAAGGCATTTGCTGCGATTGCTGAAAACAACCCTTACATTGATAAAGTTTTTCAGATTGAACATAATGTAGAAGAGGTACTTCCGGCTTTAAAAGCTGAAAAATATGACTTCATCATCGATCTACATAAAAACCTCAGGTCGTTCAGGGTCATTATTGCATTAAAGCGCCCGTATAGCACTTTTAATAAGCTGAATTTCAGAAAATGGCTGCTGGTGAGGTTCAGGTTTGCCGTTATGCCTTCCATGCATATTGTTGACAGATACCTGAAGACTGCAGAAAAACTGGGAATTTCAAATGATAACCAGGGCCTTGATTTTTTCATTCATTCGCAAAATGAGATAGACCTTAACAATTTTCCGGCTCCTTTCAATAAAGGTTTTGTAGGTGTTGTAATTGGTGGAAAGCACAAAACAAAAATACTTCCGGTTGAGAAAGTGGTTGAGATTTGTCAAAAACTGAATTTTCCGGTGATGATACTCGGAGGAGTGGATGATATGGCCAATGGCGAAAAAATAGTGGCTCAATCGACTGTTCCTGTGTATAATGCCTGTGGAAAATTTAACCTGATGCAATCGGCATCTCTTATCAGGCAATCGATGGCGGTGGTTACCAATGACACTGGTTTGATGCATATTGCGGCTGCATTCCGAAAAACAATCGTATCGGTTTGGGGCAACACTGTGCCTGAACTGGGCATGTATCCTTATTTGCCTGAAGGAACTCCGCAATTGATTTCAGAAGTCAAAGGGTTAGCGTGTCGTCCGTGCAGTAAAATAGGATTTGAGCAATGTCCGAAAGGCCATTTTAATTGTATGATGCAACAAGATACCGAAAAAATTTCTTCTTTTATTAATGCACAATTAAAAATGGAGGCCTGA
- a CDS encoding MBL fold metallo-hydrolase yields the protein MKIKFLGAAREVTGSKHLITTSGGKKILLDCGIYQGKGLETDSLNRNIGVEPYEVDHIVLTHGHIDHSGLIPYFYRLGFRGSVICTHATRDLCSIMLPDSGHIQEGDTERFNKKRSFQGLPPVEPLYTRADAEKCMELFISVPYNRKFYIDAETKVKFTNTGHMLGSSVANFEISENGKTIRIAYTGDIGRPENRILRSPDPFPQCDYLITEATYGDRLHPAMQSAEGELLRIVQETCVERKGKLIIPSFAIGRTQELVHVLNNYYNDGLLPRINIYVDSPLAVNATEIFRMHPECFNPDVLAVMENDPDPFGFSTLHYIKKAEDSKKLNEINEPAIIISASGMMEAGRIKHHIANNISNERNTILAVGYCAPTTLGARIIRGDKEISIFGVLHTVRAKIERIEAFSGHGDYKEMMDFLGCQQKEQIRKVFLVHGEIGPQTAYRKRLEEAGYPSVEIPEVGQEYNIS from the coding sequence ATGAAAATTAAATTTCTTGGTGCGGCTCGTGAAGTTACGGGAAGCAAACATCTGATAACTACTTCAGGTGGGAAAAAAATTCTGCTCGACTGCGGAATTTATCAGGGCAAGGGTCTTGAAACTGATTCACTGAATCGTAATATCGGCGTTGAGCCTTATGAGGTTGATCACATTGTACTCACCCATGGTCATATAGACCATTCGGGATTGATTCCCTATTTTTATCGCTTGGGATTCAGGGGGTCGGTTATTTGCACCCACGCAACCCGCGATTTATGTTCCATAATGTTGCCTGACAGCGGGCATATACAGGAAGGTGATACTGAGCGTTTTAACAAGAAGAGAAGTTTCCAGGGATTACCTCCGGTTGAGCCCCTTTATACACGAGCTGATGCAGAGAAATGTATGGAGCTTTTTATCAGCGTTCCCTATAACAGGAAATTCTACATTGATGCTGAGACTAAAGTTAAATTTACCAATACCGGCCATATGTTGGGTAGCAGTGTGGCCAATTTTGAAATTTCGGAAAATGGGAAAACCATTCGGATTGCATACACCGGTGATATCGGACGACCCGAAAACCGCATTTTGCGTTCGCCTGATCCTTTTCCCCAGTGTGACTATCTGATAACAGAGGCAACATATGGCGACAGGCTTCATCCAGCGATGCAGAGTGCCGAAGGTGAACTTTTAAGAATTGTGCAGGAAACCTGTGTTGAACGAAAGGGAAAACTTATTATTCCATCATTCGCTATTGGTCGTACACAGGAGTTGGTGCATGTACTGAATAATTATTATAACGATGGATTACTTCCACGTATTAATATTTATGTGGATAGTCCATTAGCGGTGAATGCAACCGAAATTTTCAGGATGCATCCGGAATGCTTTAATCCTGATGTACTTGCTGTAATGGAAAACGATCCTGACCCGTTTGGATTTAGCACTTTGCATTACATTAAAAAAGCGGAAGACTCAAAAAAGCTGAATGAAATCAACGAACCGGCAATTATCATATCTGCATCGGGCATGATGGAAGCCGGGCGTATCAAGCATCATATTGCTAATAATATCAGCAACGAAAGAAATACTATTCTGGCCGTTGGGTATTGTGCACCTACTACATTGGGAGCCCGAATCATCAGAGGAGATAAGGAAATCTCTATATTTGGTGTTTTGCATACAGTCAGGGCTAAAATTGAGCGAATTGAAGCTTTTAGTGGTCATGGCGATTACAAGGAGATGATGGATTTTCTGGGTTGCCAGCAAAAGGAGCAAATCAGAAAAGTATTTCTCGTTCATGGCGAAATTGGTCCGCAAACAGCTTACCGCAAGCGGCTTGAAGAAGCCGGTTACCCTTCTGTTGAAATACCTGAGGTTGGTCAGGAGTATAATATTTCGTAA
- a CDS encoding biopolymer transporter ExbD, producing the protein MPRKVPEINAGSMADISFLLLIFFLVTTTMDVDSGIVRRLPPPPEKNADIPEVKERNVFNILVNKSDRLFVEGKWGDIRTLRADAKEFLSNPTNREDLPEKRMEMIPGLGEFPVSKGIISLKNDRGTSYDMYIQVQNELTAAVNELRDELSKQKFGVKFSELTDQESTDAIQKAVPMSISEAEPEDIGGK; encoded by the coding sequence ATGCCTAGAAAAGTTCCCGAAATAAATGCCGGGTCGATGGCCGACATCTCCTTCCTGCTGCTTATCTTCTTCCTGGTAACAACTACCATGGATGTGGATTCCGGTATTGTAAGGCGACTGCCACCTCCCCCGGAGAAAAATGCCGACATTCCTGAAGTTAAAGAACGTAATGTCTTTAATATACTTGTAAATAAAAGTGACCGCTTGTTTGTGGAAGGCAAATGGGGTGATATCAGAACCCTGCGTGCTGACGCAAAGGAATTCCTTTCCAATCCTACAAATCGTGAAGATTTGCCTGAAAAAAGAATGGAAATGATTCCGGGTTTGGGTGAATTCCCCGTTTCTAAAGGGATTATTTCTCTTAAAAACGACAGGGGTACATCTTATGACATGTATATTCAGGTTCAAAACGAGTTGACAGCTGCTGTTAATGAACTCAGGGATGAACTTTCAAAACAAAAATTCGGTGTGAAATTCTCAGAATTGACCGACCAGGAGTCTACTGATGCTATTCAGAAAGCCGTTCCTATGTCAATTTCAGAAGCTGAGCCCGAAGATATAGGAGGTAAATAA
- a CDS encoding MotA/TolQ/ExbB proton channel family protein, with translation MKKLIAFLTVAGMLTFGVTSVVMAQDQAAAQTEQVATDSATMAVADTAAAPQETLVAEQEAPVSFHQILKQKFIEGSPGWMFPVLLVLILGLGLCIERIIYLNLSTTNTQKLLNKVETALEMEGVAAAKEICKNTRGPVASIFFQGLDRHDEGLEIVEKSIVSYGGVLMGRLENNLSWIGLFIALAPMLGFLGTVVGMVQAFDAIEAAGDISPTVVAGGMKVALLTTVFGLIVAIILQIFYNYLVSKIDGIVNSMEDATISFMDILVKHKNAKK, from the coding sequence ATGAAAAAATTAATTGCGTTTTTGACGGTAGCAGGAATGCTCACTTTTGGAGTAACCAGCGTAGTTATGGCTCAGGATCAGGCTGCAGCGCAGACTGAACAGGTAGCTACAGATTCTGCAACTATGGCAGTTGCGGATACAGCAGCAGCTCCACAGGAAACTTTGGTTGCTGAACAGGAAGCCCCTGTATCATTTCATCAGATTCTGAAACAGAAATTTATCGAAGGTTCACCAGGATGGATGTTCCCTGTATTGCTTGTTCTCATTCTTGGTCTTGGATTATGTATTGAAAGGATTATTTATCTTAACCTTTCTACAACCAACACACAGAAACTGCTGAACAAAGTTGAGACAGCTCTTGAAATGGAAGGCGTAGCTGCAGCTAAGGAAATTTGCAAAAACACCCGCGGTCCGGTTGCCAGCATTTTCTTCCAGGGTCTTGACCGTCACGATGAAGGTTTGGAAATTGTTGAAAAATCAATCGTTTCTTATGGTGGAGTTTTAATGGGTCGCCTCGAAAACAACCTTTCATGGATTGGTTTGTTTATCGCACTCGCACCTATGCTCGGATTCCTTGGAACAGTAGTAGGGATGGTACAGGCTTTTGACGCTATCGAAGCAGCTGGTGATATTTCACCAACCGTTGTTGCCGGTGGTATGAAGGTTGCTCTTTTGACAACTGTATTCGGTCTTATCGTAGCTATTATCCTTCAAATCTTCTACAATTATCTGGTTTCAAAAATTGATGGTATCGTTAACTCAATGGAAGACGCAACCATTTCATTCATGGATATTCTGGTAAAACACAAAAACGCTAAAAAATAA
- a CDS encoding MBL fold metallo-hydrolase: MINIKILVFNSFSVNCFILSDDSNECVIIDPGCHSETEKEKLATFIESQKLKPVALINTHFHIDHILGNHFVSNRYGLKPTGHVKSSIFWETAKEYGSIFNLAVDEVEKTGIFVEDGDIIRFGHSALEVRYTPGHADGSICLVNHAQKFVIAGDVLFYGSIGRTDLPSGDFDMLMKSIEEKLFTLDDNYTVYPGHGPSTTIGFEKRSNPFIQ, translated from the coding sequence ATGATTAACATCAAAATACTAGTATTCAATAGTTTCTCGGTAAACTGCTTCATTTTATCAGATGATAGCAACGAATGTGTTATTATTGATCCCGGATGCCATTCCGAAACTGAAAAGGAAAAACTTGCGACTTTTATTGAAAGTCAAAAACTTAAGCCGGTTGCTCTTATCAACACTCATTTTCATATCGACCATATATTAGGAAATCATTTTGTTAGCAATCGATATGGACTGAAGCCCACCGGTCATGTCAAGAGCAGCATTTTCTGGGAAACTGCTAAAGAATATGGCAGCATTTTTAACCTGGCGGTGGATGAAGTTGAAAAAACAGGAATTTTTGTGGAGGATGGTGATATCATCAGATTCGGTCATTCAGCGCTCGAAGTCCGCTATACACCCGGCCACGCCGATGGCAGCATTTGTTTGGTCAATCATGCACAAAAGTTTGTCATTGCTGGCGATGTGTTGTTTTACGGCTCTATCGGCCGTACAGATTTGCCTTCGGGAGATTTTGACATGCTTATGAAAAGCATTGAAGAAAAGCTTTTTACACTTGATGATAACTATACCGTTTATCCCGGACATGGGCCATCAACTACCATCGGATTTGAAAAACGCAGCAATCCTTTTATACAATAA
- a CDS encoding biopolymer transporter ExbD has protein sequence MARFKKEKSGELPAISTASMPDIIFMLLFFFMVTTTMREVTLKVRIKAPEATEVQKLEKKALVSFIYIGPPMQSKLYGTESRIQLNDSFRTAGDIAEFIYAEREARNEADRPLLTTSMKVDGEVRMGIVTDVKQELRKVGAFKINYSTRKKVVKSQD, from the coding sequence ATGGCACGATTTAAAAAAGAAAAGTCAGGTGAATTACCTGCTATCAGCACTGCTTCGATGCCGGATATTATCTTTATGCTGCTCTTCTTCTTTATGGTAACAACCACCATGCGTGAAGTTACCCTGAAAGTGCGCATTAAAGCCCCCGAAGCCACTGAAGTCCAGAAGCTTGAAAAAAAGGCTCTTGTTAGTTTTATCTACATTGGCCCTCCCATGCAGTCTAAACTTTATGGAACCGAATCGCGTATTCAGCTGAACGACAGTTTCAGAACTGCCGGAGACATCGCAGAGTTTATTTATGCTGAACGTGAAGCCCGCAACGAAGCCGACAGACCTTTACTTACCACTTCAATGAAAGTTGATGGTGAAGTTAGAATGGGTATTGTTACTGATGTTAAACAAGAATTGCGTAAAGTTGGTGCTTTCAAAATCAACTATTCAACCCGCAAAAAAGTGGTGAAATCGCAAGATTAA
- a CDS encoding TatD family hydrolase yields the protein MIFADTHTHIYLEEFNTDRHQTVENAIASGVTRMMLPNIDSSSVHSMLSLCDEFPENCFPMIGLHPTSVKEDYMNELAAAECWLNDRKFYGIGECGMDFYWDKTFIREQEYVFRHHIDLACAYKLPLIVHIRESFNEVIKILKDVNKPELIGIFHCFSGSVEQAKQAIGLGFSLGLGGVITFKNNKMQETLQHIDLKHLILETDAPFLAPVPHRGKRNEPAYIPLIAQKVAEIKGIPLEEVAEATTSNALRIFGLNQTK from the coding sequence ATGATTTTTGCAGACACCCATACCCATATTTATCTCGAAGAATTTAACACTGACCGTCACCAGACAGTTGAAAACGCCATCGCATCAGGAGTTACCCGAATGATGCTGCCAAATATTGACAGCAGTTCTGTCCATTCAATGCTTTCTCTTTGCGATGAATTTCCTGAAAACTGTTTCCCAATGATAGGATTACATCCTACATCAGTGAAGGAAGATTACATGAACGAGCTTGCCGCTGCCGAATGCTGGCTCAACGACCGTAAATTTTACGGAATTGGCGAGTGCGGAATGGATTTTTACTGGGATAAGACATTTATCCGTGAACAAGAGTATGTATTTCGACATCACATTGATTTGGCCTGTGCATATAAGCTCCCTCTTATTGTTCATATCCGTGAATCTTTCAATGAAGTTATAAAGATTCTGAAAGATGTGAACAAACCTGAATTAATCGGCATATTCCATTGTTTCTCAGGAAGTGTGGAACAGGCAAAGCAGGCTATCGGTCTTGGATTCAGTCTTGGATTAGGAGGAGTGATTACTTTTAAAAACAATAAAATGCAGGAAACGCTGCAACATATTGACTTAAAACACCTTATACTGGAAACTGATGCACCGTTCCTGGCGCCGGTACCCCATCGTGGCAAACGCAATGAGCCTGCCTACATTCCGCTTATCGCGCAAAAAGTAGCTGAAATAAAAGGAATACCCCTTGAAGAAGTTGCAGAAGCAACAACCTCAAATGCCTTGAGAATCTTTGGCTTAAATCAAACAAAATAA